The DNA segment TTGATTGTCATGGTGAATGGGTGGAGTCCTCTACACGTTTACTTGGCGTTCGAAGAGTAAAGAGACGGTTCTAATAAAGGTTCATAGATATGTTACGTATGATGAGTTTGTTGACAAGATTATTGCTGGTTGTGAATTAACTTATTATCCGAGTGATATGTCCATAACTTACATGCATAGCATTGGTGAAAAGCACACTAAAGTAGCTCCctttaaaaaaaagaattatGATTGTTTGAGCTATTATTTGGAAGATGAAAATAAGCCCATTCTAAAGGTACCTGTGGTTGAAAGATTGGTAGATTTTCCAAATTCACCTCTAATGGAACAACATGATAACCATGGATTGAATGATATTAAAGAAGATCTTTTGAATAGCGATATTCCAAAAATGGATCCTTTGGATATGGATATACCAGAAACCGAAGAAAAAGAATATGCAAACTTTCCTGGAGTTGAAAGCAACTCACACGAGGTAGAACCGACATCACAAAGCAGCCACAATTATGATGGCACGAAGTTTTATAAGGGTTTAAGTTTCAAAAACAAATACGAGCTAGTTGTGTCATTGAAGCTTGCTTCTTTAAAGGCTCCTTTCAGTTTCAAATCAGTGAAGAGTACTAAATTTGTGTACTGCGTCAAATATGTAGACAATAATTGCAAGTGGTGGTTGCGAGCCATCAAATATATAAGTACTGACAGGTTTTATATTACTAGGTACAAGAATGAGCACACATGCGGGTCACAACATCTTACAGAAAAGCATCCACACGCCTCAGCGGATGTCATTGGTGAATACATCCATTCTAAGTTTGAAGAGGGAAAGGGTCCATCTAACAAAGAATTTATGGAAACAGTTCGTTTGGATTTGGGTTGTAATGTTAGTTATTGGAAGTGTATAAAGGGAGGTCATATTGCAAAGGCTATGGTAAGGGGGACTCCAGAGCATGGGTATGAAATTTTAAATGCATACCGCTACGCACTTAGGAAGGAAAATGAAGGAAGCAAGACGACACTGAAGCTTGATAACAAAGGGAAGTTTCAGTATTTTTTTGTAGCTTATGAAGCTTGGACTCAGGGATTTTTGTTTATAAGGAAGTCATAGCTATTGATGGGACATTTTTGACGAGAAAGTATTGTGGAGTGTTGTTGTCTGCTTGTGGCACAAGATTCAGAGAACCATATTTTTCCTGTGGCATTTTGTGTAGTAGACAAGGAGTGTGATGCCGCATATGAATATTTTTTTGAACAATTGTCCAGCATACACCCTGACAGTGTTGAGTTGTGTATAATTTCTGATAGGCACATAAGCATAGCAATTGGGATCTCAAAATTTTACCCTCAGGCTCATCACGGATTTTGCATGAGgcaccttgctgaaaatcttcGCAAAAATTTTCATTGCGGAGATTTGCTTCACCATTATTATTCTACAGCTAAAGCATATAGGATTGATGAGTTCAATGATCAttttcaacaaataaaaaatAACGATGTAAGAGTTGCCAAATATCTTGAGGAGGATGTTGGGTTTCACAAATGGAGCAGAGCGCACTTCCCTGGTAATAAGTACGTTAATGTGAACTCCCCTGGTAAAACATCTTTGAAACATCTCTTAAGATGTTTGACACATCTCTTATGAAACAGGTTACTGGACTTTCCAGTTCAAACATCTAAGAAGGTTTTTCACACATCTTTTAAGATGTTTCAAACATCTCTTAAGATGTTTCAGACTTGACATAAAACATGTTACTGCATTCGTATTTCTACAAGATGTTTGACCGTATTGCTTATATTCCAAATTCTCAAAAAGTCTTATATGTCCTTATTTCAGGTATGAAGTATTGACCACAAATATTGCTGAGTCTGTTAACTCAATGTTTCTACTCGAAAAAGAATTCCCCATCACTGCCCTATTCGATGAGATTAACAGGAGGTTTGCTCAAAAATTCCATAAGAGGCGTATGCAGTTCCTCAACACTCCAATCATTTGTGTCCCTTCAGTTGAAAAGAAGATTAATAAAAATGCAACATTTGGCAACAAGCTTTTGGTTCATCCAATAAGGCAATAAGTGTTCAGCATCACCGGTCATGGTGCGGTTGCAAAGGTTGATCTACATAACAGAACATGTTCTTGCAGAGAGTTTGACCTAGACAAAATACCTTGCCCACATGCTATGGAAGCCCTTACAGTTGAAATTGGTGATCAATACGGAACAAGCATTTATGACTATACTTCTGACTTTTATTATATAGACACATACGTGAATGCATATGTCATAGGAATTAATCCAGTGCCTTCTGAAGAATGTTGGGATGTTCCTCCGGAGCTTGTTGAGAGAAAAATACCTCCACCTTCATGTGAAATTCAACTGGGAAGAAGGAAGACAAAGTGGATTCCAGCAAGCGGGGAACTAAAAAAGAAGCAAAACAGATGCTCCATATGCAAAAGGACTGGCCACAAAAGAACTACTTGCAAGAAGAGAACTGAAGGAACAAGCAACACTATTGTAGCTTAATGACATTGTTGTTGTACTTGTTTTGATAATTTGATGTTGATTTTATTGGAGAACTAAATGATATCTAGATCTGTataattaacatttaattaatcACAAGATCATTAGGTTGACGATCAACTATTTGAAGTATTAAGTAGGTTTATATTTAATGGTAGTTTGATGTTGATGTTATTATGTCCTTGTATTTTTTTCACCTTCAACTACCGTCTAATTTCTTCAAACATCCTGATAGATGTTTGAAACAT comes from the Nicotiana sylvestris chromosome 4, ASM39365v2, whole genome shotgun sequence genome and includes:
- the LOC138890113 gene encoding uncharacterized protein, producing the protein MGGVLYTFTWRSKSKETVLIKVHRYVTYDEFVDKIIAGCELTYYPSDMSITYMHSIGEKHTKVAPFKKKNYDCLSYYLEDENKPILKVPVVERLVDFPNSPLMEQHDNHGLNDIKEDLLNSDIPKMDPLDMDIPETEEKEYANFPGVESNSHEVEPTSQSSHNYDGTKFYKGLSFKNKYELVVSLKLASLKAPFSFKSVKSTKFVYCVKYVDNNCKWWLRAIKYISTDRFYITRYKNEHTCGSQHLTEKHPHASADVIGEYIHSKFEEGKGPSNKEFMETVRLDLGCNVSYWKCIKGGHIAKAMVRGTPEHGYEILNAYRYALRKENEGSKTTLKLDNKGKFQHISIAIGISKFYPQAHHGFCMRHLAENLRKNFHCGDLLHHYYSTAKAYRIDEFNDHFQQIKNNDVRVAKYLEEDVGFHKWSRAHFPGNKYVNVNSPGYWTFQFKHLRRYEVLTTNIAESVNSMFLLEKEFPITALFDEINRRFAQKFHKRRMQFLNTPIICVPSVEKKINKNATFGNKLLVHPIREFDLDKIPCPHAMEALTVEIGDQYGTSIYDYTSDFYYIDTYVNAYVIGINPVPSEECWDVPPELVERKIPPPSCEIQLGRRKTKWIPASGELKKKQNRCSICKRTGHKRTTCKKRTEGTSNTIVA